A single genomic interval of Stieleria maiorica harbors:
- a CDS encoding sigma-70 family RNA polymerase sigma factor, whose translation MQHSPPEHVVMKAGEEHSSEFVQLLTEHQRNLFTYIHSLLLNKEDVEEVLQETNLVLWRESSNFEIGTNFRAWACTVALNQVRAFIKRRKRHPVLFEEETISAIARRQEENSAHLDRRADALAGCVTKLSKRKRVILDQRYGQGQTVEEMAQEYGLTPAGVYKMLSRIRTALHLCVNQSLSVKS comes from the coding sequence ATGCAACACTCTCCTCCAGAACATGTCGTGATGAAAGCGGGCGAAGAACACTCCTCCGAATTCGTGCAGCTCCTCACGGAGCACCAACGAAATCTGTTCACGTACATCCATTCGTTGCTGCTGAACAAGGAAGATGTTGAGGAGGTGCTCCAGGAAACCAATCTCGTTTTGTGGCGTGAGTCGAGCAATTTCGAAATCGGGACCAATTTCCGAGCCTGGGCCTGCACGGTGGCGTTGAACCAAGTGCGGGCGTTCATCAAGCGAAGGAAACGACATCCGGTTCTGTTCGAGGAAGAGACGATTTCGGCGATTGCCCGCCGCCAGGAAGAGAATTCGGCCCATCTCGATCGACGCGCCGACGCACTGGCGGGTTGCGTTACCAAACTTTCAAAACGTAAGAGAGTGATTTTGGATCAGCGTTACGGGCAGGGGCAGACGGTGGAGGAGATGGCGCAAGAATATGGGCTGACTCCCGCCGGGGTCTATAAAATGTTAAGCCGCATCCGCACAGCGCTTCACCTGTGCGTCAACCAGTCACTTTCAGTCAAGAGCTGA
- a CDS encoding FecR domain-containing protein, translating to MSDQERYKRLRDACLDGSATEAEMKQFSELLSTSEEFLDDYLEHAQQDATLQWYGFSKHLVQSDDPIESPRIWRGNRLAIALAASLLLILTTAWVYRSTSSPVAVARIESASNCKWGMSTVPTSFDSDLPAGRLRLISGVAKLKFPNVSVTLEGPVDMEILSRDRCRLHSGRVVGWVEPGGEGFVVETPCAEIVDRGTKFGVTVSDSGNAQLDVIDGKVDIRHLSTGRTITARGASSIQATQQEIEVVGNKVRPNQTPEASASPRRVSYISTSDGVGDEAYITQGEQLEGNDFPRPDNTLLVKHADGEPHWERKTILRFDLSKLDDAEILHAHLRLDGVATGMGYASLVPDATFAIYGLLEEYETNWDSDTLSWELFDGVYKDSDELDDEKVVLLGHLLIPQSQPEGRFILDDPRLARFLVQDSDSTVTLIVERITSGTAGPSYVHGFASRTHPTASPPTLRVETNRTAN from the coding sequence ATGAGTGATCAAGAACGATACAAACGCCTGCGTGATGCGTGCCTGGATGGTTCGGCGACGGAGGCGGAAATGAAGCAGTTCAGCGAGCTGCTTTCCACGTCGGAGGAGTTTCTGGACGATTACCTGGAGCATGCCCAGCAAGACGCGACGCTGCAGTGGTATGGATTTTCGAAACATCTTGTTCAGAGCGACGATCCGATTGAATCTCCGCGGATTTGGCGCGGCAACCGACTTGCGATTGCCCTTGCTGCTTCGCTGTTGCTGATTTTGACGACGGCCTGGGTGTATCGGTCGACCAGTTCGCCGGTTGCGGTGGCAAGGATTGAGAGTGCGAGCAATTGCAAGTGGGGGATGAGTACGGTGCCCACGTCATTCGATTCGGATTTACCGGCGGGGCGACTCCGGCTGATTTCGGGAGTTGCGAAGCTGAAATTTCCCAACGTGTCTGTCACGCTTGAGGGGCCGGTGGACATGGAGATCTTGTCGCGTGACCGCTGCCGGCTTCATTCCGGCCGCGTTGTCGGCTGGGTTGAGCCGGGTGGGGAAGGGTTTGTTGTTGAAACCCCGTGTGCGGAAATCGTCGATCGTGGCACGAAGTTTGGTGTCACGGTCAGTGACAGCGGCAATGCCCAACTGGATGTGATCGACGGCAAGGTCGACATACGGCATCTGAGCACGGGGCGTACGATCACCGCAAGAGGAGCGAGCAGCATCCAAGCAACCCAGCAAGAGATTGAAGTTGTTGGAAACAAGGTTCGCCCAAATCAAACTCCTGAAGCCAGTGCTTCTCCTCGTCGAGTTTCCTACATCAGCACCTCCGATGGCGTCGGGGACGAGGCGTACATCACACAAGGGGAACAGTTGGAAGGAAACGATTTTCCTCGTCCCGACAACACCTTGCTCGTCAAGCACGCTGACGGCGAGCCGCATTGGGAGCGGAAGACGATCCTGCGGTTTGATCTGTCAAAACTGGATGACGCAGAGATTCTGCACGCACACTTGCGACTGGACGGAGTAGCGACGGGGATGGGGTACGCGTCGCTTGTGCCTGATGCCACGTTCGCGATCTACGGACTCTTGGAGGAGTACGAAACGAATTGGGATTCCGACACCCTTTCCTGGGAGCTGTTTGATGGCGTTTATAAAGACTCCGACGAACTGGATGACGAAAAGGTTGTCTTGCTCGGTCATCTCCTGATCCCTCAGTCGCAACCAGAGGGTCGGTTTATCTTGGATGACCCGCGTCTGGCCCGCTTTCTTGTGCAAGATTCCGATTCGACAGTGACACTGATCGTCGAGCGAATCACGTCAGGAACAGCGGGGCCGAGCTACGTGCACGGTTTCGCGAGCAGAACTCACCCGACTGCCAGCCCTCCGACGCTTCGTGTCGAAACGAATCGCACTGCGAATTAA
- a CDS encoding glyoxalase superfamily protein, with translation MTKRWRSWVPVLKVRDTRKSVEFFCQRVGFTKDWEHQFDADFPLYASVSRDGLTLHLSEHGEEATHVTLVISVEDVDAAYSELCSNGLSPEGPPEDRPYDVRDFAFTDLDGHRFVVAMPLDNFDESPGRTNADEE, from the coding sequence ATGACGAAACGCTGGCGATCCTGGGTTCCGGTCCTGAAAGTACGCGACACCCGCAAGAGCGTCGAATTCTTCTGTCAACGTGTCGGTTTCACGAAGGATTGGGAACATCAATTCGACGCCGATTTTCCGCTCTACGCGTCGGTCAGCCGCGATGGATTGACGCTCCATCTGAGCGAACATGGCGAGGAAGCGACCCACGTCACGTTGGTCATTTCCGTGGAAGACGTGGACGCGGCCTATTCAGAACTTTGTAGTAACGGACTCTCACCCGAAGGTCCGCCTGAGGACCGCCCCTACGATGTGCGTGACTTTGCCTTCACGGACCTGGATGGCCACCGGTTTGTAGTTGCGATGCCGCTGGACAACTTTGACGAGTCCCCGGGCCGCACCAATGCAGATGAAGAATGA